A single window of Synechococcus sp. C9 DNA harbors:
- a CDS encoding DUF2808 domain-containing protein, translating into MLRMLQKFMVRPNVSQRFAWTLLAALTVVSSAGVAVAQGSGWTLWGGPKKELRYSADSGRIGEWDRYYLNVPRQSIAVAEYYITYPEYYRGELDPKAVEVVRSRTRGKDQQKFRVGEAVLDKENRLLRIALVDPVPADTPVDIVLSNVKNPRNSGMYFFNLQVLSPGDIPLPRQVGTWVITLGTGS; encoded by the coding sequence ATGTTGCGTATGTTGCAAAAATTCATGGTACGCCCAAACGTTTCCCAACGCTTCGCCTGGACGCTCCTGGCGGCGCTGACGGTGGTGAGTAGTGCGGGGGTGGCGGTGGCGCAGGGTTCGGGCTGGACCCTCTGGGGGGGGCCGAAAAAAGAACTGCGCTATTCGGCGGATTCGGGCCGAATTGGGGAATGGGACCGCTATTACCTGAATGTGCCCCGGCAGAGCATTGCGGTGGCGGAGTATTACATCACCTATCCCGAGTACTATCGGGGGGAATTGGACCCCAAGGCGGTGGAGGTGGTGCGGAGCCGTACCCGGGGCAAGGACCAGCAAAAATTCCGGGTGGGGGAAGCGGTCTTGGATAAGGAGAACCGCCTCCTGCGCATTGCCCTGGTTGACCCGGTGCCCGCCGATACGCCGGTGGATATTGTCCTATCCAATGTGAAAAACCCCCGCAACAGTGGGATGTATTTTTTCAATCTACAGGTGTTGAGTCCCGGGGATATTCCCTTGCCCCGGCAGGTGGGAACTTGGGTGATTACCCTGGGGACAGGCAGTTAG
- a CDS encoding L,D-transpeptidase: MNWRPITGLTLVFWWLMVAPAVAQVWLELILSQRRVLVWRDNRVIRSYPVAVGKPGWETPQGDFVVEVKVKDPVWQSFTSSTQIPAGHPRNPLGRHWIGFWSDGVDEIGFHGTPHPETVGKAISHGCVRMYPRDIAELFNLVELGTPVRVRR, translated from the coding sequence ATGAATTGGCGACCCATCACCGGATTGACCCTGGTTTTTTGGTGGCTCATGGTGGCTCCGGCGGTTGCCCAGGTGTGGCTGGAACTGATCCTCAGCCAGCGGCGGGTGCTGGTCTGGCGGGACAACCGGGTGATTCGCAGTTATCCGGTGGCGGTGGGCAAACCCGGCTGGGAAACCCCCCAGGGGGATTTTGTGGTGGAAGTGAAGGTCAAAGACCCGGTCTGGCAAAGTTTCACCAGCAGTACCCAAATCCCCGCCGGTCACCCCCGCAACCCCCTCGGTCGGCATTGGATCGGGTTTTGGAGCGATGGGGTGGATGAAATTGGGTTTCACGGCACCCCCCACCCGGAAACCGTGGGCAAAGCCATCAGTCATGGGTGTGTGCGGATGTATCCCCGGGATATTGCGGAATTATTCAACCTGGTGGAACTGGGAACCCCCGTGCGGGTCAGACGTTGA
- a CDS encoding phasin family protein, producing MEQDNLLRQLLLLGIGTTALVVDKVREVGDEWVQNGRLRPEQATALINDLVGRLGQTGAWEVQARRQMRDILRELGLASQTEVDELRGRIDRLERQVRDLENRLWS from the coding sequence ATGGAACAGGACAATCTCCTGCGGCAATTACTGCTTCTCGGCATCGGCACCACGGCCCTGGTGGTGGATAAGGTACGGGAAGTGGGGGATGAGTGGGTGCAAAATGGCCGCCTGCGCCCGGAACAGGCCACCGCTTTGATCAATGACCTGGTGGGGCGGCTGGGGCAAACAGGTGCCTGGGAAGTCCAAGCCCGCCGCCAAATGCGGGACATCCTGCGGGAATTGGGGCTGGCCAGCCAAACCGAAGTGGATGAATTGCGGGGCCGGATTGACCGCCTGGAACGGCAGGTGCGGGACTTGGAAAACCGCCTCTGGTCCTAA
- a CDS encoding valine--pyruvate transaminase, protein MLNPQLSDFGATMSRLTGVRAIMKDIVETLQARAGEDLINLSAGNPVILPEVEQLWRDCTQALLASPDYGEVVCRYGASQGYQPLIEAVVADFNQRYGLTLTPRNVLVTPGSQSLYFFAANAFGGVGREIVLPLSPDYTGYGGICLVPESLRAVRPALAVDEQGHEFKYRPDFDQLEFGAETGCVIFSRPCNPTGNVLSEGEVRQIAALAAERDIPVLVDSAYAAPYPGLNFTPMTPVFAPNIVHCISLSKAGLPGERVGIAIGDEGILRAIEGFLTNACIHASRYGQALAAQAIASGALAHLSATVIRPHYQHKLAVLAEGLRAGLPGDLPWFLHRGEGGVFAWLWLRDLPMSDWELYQELKQVGVIVVPGHTFFPGLRQEWSHARQCVRISLTASLTDIERGVERLTQVVRRVYQRIPLNV, encoded by the coding sequence ATGCTGAACCCACAACTGAGTGATTTTGGTGCCACCATGAGCCGCCTGACGGGGGTGCGGGCGATCATGAAGGACATTGTGGAAACCCTGCAAGCCCGGGCGGGGGAGGATTTGATCAATCTGAGTGCGGGGAATCCGGTGATTTTGCCGGAGGTGGAGCAGTTGTGGCGGGATTGCACCCAGGCGTTGTTGGCCAGTCCCGACTATGGGGAGGTGGTGTGCCGCTATGGTGCCAGCCAGGGGTATCAGCCCTTGATTGAGGCGGTGGTGGCGGATTTTAACCAGCGGTATGGGTTAACGCTCACTCCCCGGAATGTGTTGGTGACGCCGGGCAGTCAATCCCTGTATTTTTTTGCGGCGAATGCCTTTGGCGGGGTGGGGCGGGAGATTGTTCTGCCCCTGAGTCCTGATTATACGGGCTATGGGGGGATTTGTTTGGTGCCGGAATCCCTGCGGGCGGTGCGACCAGCCTTGGCGGTGGATGAACAGGGGCATGAATTTAAGTACCGTCCCGATTTTGACCAGTTGGAATTTGGAGCCGAAACGGGCTGTGTGATTTTTTCTCGCCCCTGCAACCCGACGGGGAATGTGTTGTCGGAGGGGGAGGTGCGGCAGATTGCGGCGTTGGCGGCCGAGCGGGACATTCCGGTGCTGGTGGATTCGGCCTATGCGGCGCCCTATCCGGGCTTGAATTTTACGCCCATGACCCCCGTATTTGCCCCCAATATCGTCCACTGCATCAGCCTGTCCAAGGCGGGTCTGCCGGGGGAGCGGGTGGGGATTGCCATCGGGGATGAGGGGATTTTGCGGGCAATTGAAGGGTTTTTGACCAATGCCTGTATCCATGCGTCCCGGTATGGGCAGGCGTTGGCGGCACAGGCGATTGCGTCCGGGGCATTGGCCCATTTATCGGCGACGGTGATCCGCCCCCATTATCAGCACAAGTTGGCGGTGTTGGCTGAGGGTCTGCGGGCGGGCTTGCCGGGGGATTTGCCCTGGTTTTTGCATCGGGGCGAGGGCGGGGTATTTGCCTGGTTGTGGTTGCGGGATTTGCCCATGAGCGACTGGGAACTCTACCAGGAACTGAAACAGGTGGGGGTGATTGTGGTGCCGGGGCATACGTTTTTCCCGGGTTTGCGCCAGGAATGGAGCCACGCCCGTCAATGTGTGCGGATCAGTTTAACCGCCTCCCTCACGGACATCGAACGGGGGGTGGAACGCCTGACCCAGGTGGTGCGACGGGTTTATCAGCGCATCCCCCTCAACGTCTGA
- a CDS encoding response regulator has protein sequence MMHQEPLLKGLMWAKQKQETGCFVFSLGEHRWRFYLFMGRLVYATGGVHPVRRWRRLSAQHWPGYSPKPQRVPAELPWEYGLVAQGLAQGELTKEQVQTFVQDWSNATLLECLMTWGRQATLSPQMQWQAGQELPQRWMLVQVDYWWQTALGQLRQWQTLVPVGLEQVPVIDRHGKLKNLVSPAAYQHLTQVLDGKSTFWEIAQRVGRPVEQVVASLRTFIEEGVVILQEVPDLPAPVMQVVAKPVVAQRPVIACIDDSPVVGQALRHILEPVGYEVLSITDPLRSVSLLLQKKPVLIFLDLVMPETNGYEVCTFLRKSAAFQSTPIVILTGQGGVIDRVRAKLCGANDFMAKPPVAERVLEVVQTLIPAATPATAPSLATAC, from the coding sequence ATGATGCACCAAGAACCGCTACTCAAGGGTCTGATGTGGGCCAAGCAAAAGCAGGAAACCGGCTGTTTTGTCTTCAGTTTGGGGGAACACCGCTGGCGATTTTATTTATTTATGGGGCGGTTGGTGTATGCCACGGGGGGGGTGCATCCGGTGCGGCGGTGGCGGCGGTTGTCTGCCCAGCATTGGCCGGGGTACAGCCCCAAACCCCAACGGGTACCGGCGGAATTGCCCTGGGAGTATGGCTTGGTGGCGCAGGGGTTGGCGCAGGGGGAATTGACCAAGGAGCAGGTGCAAACTTTTGTGCAAGATTGGTCAAACGCTACCCTATTGGAATGTTTGATGACCTGGGGGCGGCAAGCGACCCTTTCCCCGCAGATGCAGTGGCAGGCGGGGCAGGAACTCCCCCAGCGGTGGATGCTGGTGCAGGTGGATTATTGGTGGCAGACGGCTTTGGGGCAACTGCGGCAGTGGCAGACTTTGGTGCCGGTGGGGCTGGAACAGGTGCCGGTGATTGACCGCCATGGCAAGTTGAAAAATTTAGTTTCTCCCGCCGCCTATCAGCATTTGACCCAGGTTTTGGACGGCAAGTCCACGTTTTGGGAAATTGCCCAGCGGGTGGGTCGCCCGGTGGAACAGGTGGTGGCTTCCCTGCGGACGTTTATTGAGGAAGGGGTGGTGATTCTGCAGGAGGTGCCCGATTTACCCGCCCCCGTGATGCAGGTGGTGGCTAAGCCGGTGGTGGCTCAACGCCCGGTGATTGCCTGTATTGACGACAGCCCGGTGGTGGGGCAAGCCCTGCGGCATATCCTGGAACCGGTGGGGTATGAGGTGCTGAGCATTACCGACCCCCTGCGGTCTGTGTCTTTGCTGTTACAAAAGAAACCGGTGTTAATTTTTCTGGATTTGGTGATGCCGGAAACCAACGGCTATGAAGTGTGTACCTTTTTGCGTAAGAGTGCGGCGTTTCAGTCCACCCCGATTGTGATTCTCACGGGGCAGGGGGGGGTGATTGACCGGGTGCGGGCCAAACTGTGCGGTGCCAATGACTTTATGGCTAAACCCCCGGTGGCGGAGCGGGTTTTAGAGGTGGTGCAAACCCTCATCCCGGCGGCCACTCCAGCCACTGCTCCCTCCCTGGCAACAGCCTGTTAG
- a CDS encoding serine/threonine-protein kinase, with the protein MSYCFNPSCTRPQNPEGALVCGNCGSRLILSHRGREYRMKKCLGYGGFGATFAAVEENLPGKPLCVIKQLRPPVDNPDDHVYQMAKELFEREAEILGRLGNHPRLASLRDYFAEPPHFYMVQEFVDGKTLQAEVRENGPYEEGSVKLFLRQMLPVLQYIHEHGTIHRDIKPANIMRRKADGELILIDFGAVKQVGQIPSGAEGELTQFAIGTAGYAPPEQLSMRPVYASDIYALGGTCLYLLTGKSPKELEIDPQTGEIRWRQYVRVSDAFAQVLDRMLAVSLKQRYATAGAVMRALDLEPHYTNLSQGLRTQKTTPPAPLPTPPEATSGDSQASRLAAAIRARKARALNLESGETDSGKLTPSRLKDALRRGRKDFAGQDFREYDLQGETMVGCILTEAILSKANLRESILEEANLGRANLQGANLQKANLHKAYLSFANLQGADLRNADLTEAYLRNANLRDANLCGANLEGALVAEDQLAGARTNWATKLPVGIKRGNWWPL; encoded by the coding sequence GTGAGTTACTGCTTTAACCCCTCCTGCACACGCCCCCAAAACCCGGAAGGTGCCCTGGTCTGCGGCAATTGTGGGTCACGTTTGATCCTCAGTCACCGGGGACGGGAATATCGGATGAAAAAATGTCTGGGCTATGGGGGGTTCGGTGCCACCTTTGCCGCCGTGGAGGAAAATCTCCCGGGTAAGCCCTTGTGCGTGATCAAACAACTGCGCCCGCCGGTGGACAACCCCGATGACCATGTGTACCAGATGGCGAAGGAATTATTTGAGCGGGAGGCAGAAATTTTAGGGCGGTTGGGGAACCATCCCCGGTTGGCGAGTTTGCGGGATTATTTTGCCGAGCCGCCCCATTTCTACATGGTGCAGGAGTTTGTGGATGGGAAAACCCTCCAGGCGGAGGTGCGGGAAAATGGCCCCTATGAGGAGGGTTCGGTCAAGCTGTTTCTACGGCAGATGCTCCCGGTTTTGCAGTACATTCACGAGCATGGCACCATCCACCGGGATATTAAACCCGCCAATATCATGCGCCGCAAAGCGGACGGGGAATTGATTTTGATTGACTTTGGGGCGGTAAAACAGGTGGGACAAATCCCCAGTGGGGCGGAGGGGGAACTGACCCAATTTGCCATTGGCACGGCGGGGTATGCGCCCCCGGAACAGTTGTCCATGCGCCCGGTCTATGCCAGCGATATTTATGCGTTGGGCGGCACCTGCCTCTACCTACTCACGGGCAAATCCCCCAAGGAATTGGAAATTGACCCCCAAACCGGGGAAATCCGGTGGCGGCAGTACGTGCGGGTGAGTGATGCCTTTGCCCAGGTGTTGGACCGGATGCTGGCGGTTTCCCTCAAACAGCGCTATGCCACCGCCGGTGCCGTGATGCGTGCCCTGGATTTGGAACCCCATTACACCAACCTATCCCAGGGGTTACGCACCCAAAAAACCACCCCCCCTGCGCCCCTGCCCACCCCCCCCGAAGCCACGAGTGGGGACAGTCAAGCCAGTCGGTTGGCGGCGGCGATTCGTGCCCGCAAAGCCCGTGCCCTCAACCTGGAAAGCGGGGAAACCGACAGCGGCAAACTCACCCCCAGTCGCTTGAAAGATGCCCTGCGCCGGGGCAGAAAAGATTTTGCGGGTCAGGACTTTCGGGAGTATGACCTCCAGGGGGAAACGATGGTGGGCTGTATCCTGACGGAAGCGATTTTGAGCAAGGCGAATTTGCGGGAAAGTATTTTGGAAGAGGCGAATTTGGGGCGGGCGAATTTGCAGGGGGCGAATCTGCAAAAGGCGAATTTACACAAGGCTTATCTCAGTTTTGCCAACCTCCAGGGTGCCGATTTGCGGAATGCGGATTTAACCGAAGCCTATCTCCGCAATGCCAACCTCCGGGATGCCAACCTGTGCGGGGCGAATTTGGAGGGGGCTTTGGTCGCCGAGGACCAACTGGCGGGGGCACGTACCAACTGGGCAACCAAACTGCCTGTGGGTATCAAACGGGGCAACTGGTGGCCGCTTTAG